The nucleotide sequence AAGGTAatcaaaagaataaaattacatcattccttatcattttattaattaatttgttcttAATTATCAACATCTTAGGCAGTCACAGTCCTTAACCTAGTCTGACACAGTGAGTCTCTCGCGCTAGGAACCGATGTACCCTCGCGATCACACAATTCATAACCAATTAAACAATAGCCATTaccatttacataataaatattacgaatAAATAAGTCAAGACGTTTTCATCGCATCGCATTCGAGAACATAAACTGATTCAAGCGAGGTCATCGTCGattcaaattcattttataaaacatcattCAAGTATTCTTCGTCGATCATTCTAAATGAAGTCACatgaaacattataaaattaaaaatatttacaatttgtttattacccGTTTCGCATAATCTTCGATCGTAACTGTGATGGCAACGTGAGATACTTCGACGTATGAACCTCTCCGACGCGTCGCCCGGCCGCGGCTCGGATCGGATCGGACATAAATCTCATCCACAACGCAAAGTCTTTGAATGGTTCCTAATTTATAATGTCGAGATGGCGTCGTCGGCGAGCNNNNNNNNNNNNNNNNNNNNNNNNNNNNNNNNNNNNNNNNNNNNNNNNNNNNNNNNNNNNNNNNNNNNNNNNNNNNNNNNNNNNNNNNNNNNNNNNNNNNNNNNNNNNNNNNNNNNNNNNNNNNNNNNNNNNNNNNNNNNNNNNNNNNNNNNNNNNNNNNNNNNNNNNNNNNNNNNNNNNNNNNNNNNNNNNNNNNNNNNNNNNNNNNNNNNNNNNNNNNNNNNNNNNNNNNNNNNNNNNNNNNNNNNNNNNNNNNNNNNNNNNNNNNNNNNNNNNNNNNNNNNNNNNNNNNNNNNNNNNNNNNNNNNNNNNNNNNNNNNNNNNNNNNNNNNNNNNNNNNNNNNNNNNNNNNNNNNNNNNNNNNNNNNNNNNNNNNNNNNNNNNNNNNNNNNNNNNNNNNNNNNNNNNNNNNNNNNNNNNNNNNNNNNNNNNNNNNNNNNNNNNNNNNNNNNNNNNNNNNNNNNNNNNNNNNNNNNNNNNNNNNNNNNNNNNNNNNNNNNNNNNNNNNNNNNNNNNNNNNNNNNNNNNNNNNNNNNNNNNNNNNNNNNNNNNNNNNNNNNNNNNNNNNNNNNNNNNNNNNNNNNNNNNNNNNNNNNNNNNNNNNNNNNNNNNNNNNNNNNNNNNNNNNNNNNNNNNNNNNNNNNNNNNNNNNNNNNNNNNNNNNNNNNNNNNNNNNNNNNNNNNNNNNNNNNNNNNNNNNNNNNNNNNNNNNNNNNNNNNNNNNNNNNNNNNNNNNNNNNNNNNNNNNNNNNNNNNNNNNNNNNNNNNNNNNNNNNNNNNNNNNNNNNNNNNNNNNNNNNNNNNNNNNNNNNNNNNNNNNNNNNNNNNNNNNNNNNNNNNNNNNNNNNNNNNNNNNNNNNNNNNNNNNNNNNNNNNNNNNNNNNNNNNNNNNNNNNNNNNNNNNNNNNNNNNNNNNNNNNNNNNNNNNNNNNNNNNNNNNNNNNNNNNNNNNNNNNNNNNNNNNNNNNNNNNNNNNNNNNNNNNNNNNNNNNNNNNNNNNGCGGGGGCGCGCGCCAGCAGCGGGCGCCGCGTGGTGTGCGCCTCGGGCGGCGCCAGCGGCTCGGCGTGCGCCAGCAGCGGGTCGGCGCGCGCGTCGTAGCGCGGCACGCGCAGGCGCAGGCGCCGCGCCACCTGCGCCATGACGGCGTCGCAGCGCGCGTTGATCTTGAGCGCGGCCACGGCGTCCTTGGGCGTCCACTGCAGGTTGACGATGTAGAGCGCGGGGCGGGCGCTGGGCGCGCGGTGCATGCGCCACAGGCGCGGGTAGCGGCGCAGCACCTTGAGGCTGGAGCCCAGGCACAGCACGACGTCGGCGGCGCCCGCGTGGCGCAGCGCGCCGGCCCAGTTGAGCGGCCAGGCGGCGCGGCCGCGCTCGCCGAAGTGCACGATGGAGTCGCGCAGCTCGCGGCCGCAGTCGTGGCACAGGCGGCGCGTGGCGTGCGCGTGGCGCGCCGTGCGCTCGGTGGTGTCGAAGGCGCGCAGGTACACGCGGCGGCAGGCGGGGCAGCGCTCGGCGAACATGTCGCCGTGCAGCTCGGCCAGCGCGCGCCGCGGCAGCCCGGCGCGCAGGTGCAGCCCGTCGCAGTTCTGCGACACCACGAACTTgagcgcgccgcgccgccacAGCGCCGTCAGCGCCATGTGCGTGAACGTGGGCCGCGCGCGGGACACTTCCACTCGACTGGAAACATCGTTCCAATCCAATGAGTGGTAACATTATTCAGCAACATtatgtttttagtattttccaGAGGTTCCTCTTGCAGATGATCACACTTagcactttattttattttttaaggtaGAGCAAATGAAGCAGTGAGAGTTAAATATTAGTCCTAGTATTAGATAAAGAAGAAAATGATAATTCAAtgcagtttttgttttaatacagCGAGCGGGACACCGAGTCACTCACCCAACAGTCTCGCCGCGCTGCAGACGCGTCCACACGCCGCGCGGCCCGCGGTAGTCGGGGATGTCGGCCGCCGTGCTGATACCCGCACCCGTATACAcctttataaaagtaaacataGTTTGAGTGAGTAAATTGCCTAAGCAACACATGACATCACcattttttacacgctttttattagcttcacctgtatgtttgtttgtaaccgacttctttgggcgcgattttgacccactttaaacggccagatttcgttcaaactttgtagatttattgaggaccgatgacaatacactaatttgataaaattattccagttttcaatttgcaaaatatgatttttgtcaaagcatgttttttattttttttaaactattatattttattaacatagaatatataaaattgttttgttggtGTTTTTGTTATCAAACTCCTTTAAgttggctggaccgatttccaTCAAATTTTGAGTGAATATCAGGTAGGTCTAAAAATtggtaaacatttatttttaatgcccCCATACGACAAGCAGTTAATCACACTTGTACAGTTGCACACTGAAAGTTATTGAAAGCTTTTTCCATGATTCATGTGCACTTGGTGTTCTTCATCtacttactataaaaaaaattccaacaGAATTCTGCTATCCGGCATCACATAACTTTGAACTTGCCCATTCTGGTCCACTAATATTCATATGTTTCATAACTTAGACAGTTCTTAAAAACAGGTCATTATTGTTGAGGTGTctcataaacattaaataattcactTAATGTAAAATACTAAAGTTCATCAATACAGGTGATTTATTTGTCATCTGGATATCCCTCCATTATAAGTGCaatatttgtaagaatgtatggatgcTTATTGCTCTTTTACATGAAAGTAGCCTTTCATatctgaatgaaatttggtacagggATGGATTAGCATTGTGGGTTGCAACTAGTAATTGAATACAAATGAGCAAGTTGACCCCTGAAGTGAAGAAAACATACTCTTTTGGAAAAATCGTTTTGGAAATTGTGCAGATGCTTGatagaagaaaaaaacaaattagacatgcataaattgttttattaataactgtaaatgtatgcaaaaacttaaatgaataatttattcttctaAAGTAGGAATTTATGTACCTAgtgtattaaatgtataaacatattatgttcatATGACAATATGTCAGATGTCAACTATTATgacaagtaaataaattaaaaagctttGTTAAAAGCATgtacattgaaattttaaatttcagcaCTTCAGAAGTTGAACAATTGAGCAAATATACCTACAGTACATTTGTAGATTTGCAACTCTAAGTTCCCCAATGcataatgtatacataatgCAATGGTCCGTATCAATATAAGTGGGgcttttcaacaaaaatttgaatacagttataaaaagtacaataaaagagaagctaaaaatattatgaagtcTGAAGATATAAACAACGAGAGATATGGCAGATAGTTCACGATCAGGAGACATGACATTGTTATAAACACAAGAAACATCCATTATtcgaaaacattaataaaaatttgggTAAAATAAGCAAGTTAAGAGATCTGCACTTACGACCAGATGTTTAGCTTCTTGCAACACCTTGGCGAGCTGACGACACTTCTCACGCAGCACCCGCGGGCTGTCCTCAACCTCGCGCGCCCGCTCGGCCGCACGCGCTGCTCGCGCTCGCCGCAGCGCCGCTGCCGCTTCGCGCTGCTCTTTGCTGACATGTTCGCTCACGCTGGGAGTCGACGCAGCAGCGGAGGTTCCCCCGCTTAGCCTAGCGCTGCTGCGGACTCCTTCACGGCCAGCCATGTCAGCGCACCCGCTACGATGCTATAGCGTGCCGCCGCGTGACTCCCTTAACTGAAACCCAGTCGGTCTCGTCCCCTCGCTCATATCGTCGTCGTCTACCCCTATTGACTGTCCTTGCTACAGACGTTATGGCCTTCTAAAAAGGTTGTTTGTAGGGAACTAGCGtttggtttattatttattctactatCTGTTAGATGTCAATTTGTCATTATTGTGTCCAACTTGACATCTCATGTTTGGCTTGGACCACAGACTAAGAACTAGTTATTCCGGTTTGTGCGTATCCCTTCattacacagataatatagtaAGGATGTATATTATGCAGTACTTTTTTTGAACGTTAGATTCAACTATTTGTATGAgcataaaatcaatttataagcCCCTGAAATGggtgtgttttaaaaattcttgtaGGGCGATATACGTGACACATAGTATTGCTGTCTAAGGTATTTGCTGATTCTGTTCTTGTTGATTCGATGGTGAATGCACCAAACACACTTATTACCCGGCTACGGAAAATGGTTATGATTTAGACcggtatgtttgtttgtttgtatgtgcgtATGATACTGTTCCTTCATAACTTCTAAACTACTAatcata is from Zerene cesonia ecotype Mississippi chromosome 15, Zerene_cesonia_1.1, whole genome shotgun sequence and encodes:
- the LOC119832402 gene encoding NAD-dependent protein deacetylase sirtuin-7; translated protein: MAGREGVRSSARLSGGTSAAASTPSVSEHVSKEQREAAAALRRARAARAAERAREVEDSPRVLREKCRQLAKVLQEAKHLVVYTGAGISTAADIPDYRGPRGVWTRLQRGETVGRVEVSRARPTFTHMALTALWRRGALKFVVSQNCDGLHLRAGLPRRALAELHGDMFAERCPACRRVYLRAFDTTERTARHAHATRRLCHDCGRELRDSIVHFGERGRAAWPLNWAGALRHAGAADVVLCLGSSLKVLRRYPRLWRMHRAPSARPALYIVNLQWTPKDAVAALKINARCDAVMAQVARRLRLRVPRYDARADPLLAHAEPLAPPEAHTTRRPLLARAPT